The DNA sequence AATGTCAGATGGGATGAGGTTTGTTTATCCCACGTAAAGGCATAACGCATAACAGAGTGACACATAACAAACACGGCAGACACTCTGATCACACCAAATGCCACGTCTCACGCAGTACAGGGAATCTGACAGAAACCTAACAGATGTTATGCGCTTACTGACAGTGCAACGCACAACGCCCAACAGCGTTTAACGGGACGCTAACGGAAAACAGACATGGAAAAAGCTCTACTGCCCTAGTGCAGAAACAATGGCTATGGACAgactgcaacaacaacaacaaaaaaaaaaaaaaaaaaaaaagggaaaatgagaGAGACAGGGAAGGATTGCAAAAAAAAGCACTCACCATGTCTTTATATGTATGCACATTGAAAAAACGAATTAGGACTGAAATTCATTAATCGCCACTGATATTCAATAGCAATCCACCTGATGAACGATTACAGCTCCATATTTCCCATTACATAACTGATCAGATATACTATATAACTGATATTTGttgtgtttttttaattttagggtttgtaGTATTAACTTGTTTTAATCGGCCGTGgcatatttgtaattttgtagtCCGGAACTCCGACCGTGTGGCAAACGATGTTATTGCCAGTGATTGCCGTTGTGAACCAGGTAGAGACGACTACCGGTAGTACCAGTAGGGTTGTTGTTTCTGTGGCCGTGACGAGCATGGTAAATATTAGCACAGTGAGGAACCTTGGAGGGGGGTCTCTGAAACGGCACCGTCGACGGGGATGGCTGCAGCGGCATTTGACGAAGGCAACGATCAACTAGGGTGGAAGACGGCAAGGGGAATCTTGGGGTGGAACCGGAAGCGGCGCCGAAGTAGTTATTTGACGACGAGGAGGTGCCGGAGGACGAAGTCGTGGAGGCGGCAGAGGCcgaggaggaagaaggggatGAAATGCTTTTGGGTGTCCTGCCGGTGGGGATGAGTGAGAGGAAGGCTCTGATCTTCAGATTAGCGGAAGAGGCTGCTCTGTCGTATTCCTCAATGAGATTAACGAGATCCTCATCGGACTTGATGGATACGAGGGCGTCGAGATCCTCGGTGGGCAGTTGACAGCGCAGACTGACGGCCGTCACGGATGGCCCACACAACTCAGTCAGCTTGGACGACAGTTCTGTTACACAACGGTGCAGCTAAATTCAATAAAACATCCTCCAAGTCCAAACAAAAGACTACAAAAAATGGGGGAATTTATATACAAACTGACCGGAAAAGGAAATAGAGCGGGGAACGGCAAGGACACGGGTTTCCCCGCCGAGGTAACGGAGCTTGCCGTCGGGGTAACGGGGGAGGATTTTGCCGCCGTGGCTGCAGAGTAACTTGATGTTGATGACCTTGGTGAGGTCAGGCGAGGGTTCGGCCATGCTTACTAGGGTTTTGCTTTGACTAGTAACTAGGAGATGAGGAGTTGAAGATGGGGTTGGAGTTGTGTGCTCAAGCCTATGTATGGTACCCTCTGGCTTAAATTTATAGACTTGGAGTCTTCAAAGGGAAGGGACAGGGTAAGTGGAGCCAACTAGAATTGATTTGGTTGGTCAGCTTACGTCGGCACTTAGATTCCCATACCCCCCGGAGTAAACTGTAAACCTTATGTTTATTTTTCTCCGAAAGACATTTCTAAACTACTCTCTTAGTCTCTTTTGTGAGTTTAAACTTGAGTAGAAGTCTACTTACTTACCCATGAATATTACATTGATAAGAGGAGAGACTTCCAGTCTTTAtaagcttataagtaagttggttAAGCTACTTCTTATATTTTCAATTAGTTTGATGGTAGAATCTTAACTTTCTTTCTAATATCAGAATAGGTTGTTCTACGGATGAAGCTTAATGGCCACACGTGCTCCTCGTCGCACCGTTTGTGTTTTTCACGTATTTAACTTGAATATTTGCCACAAGTGAGAAGTGTGTTGAGAATGTTTCTCACATAGACGAAAAAAGGGATATTACATATGCTTATAAGTCATTGGGTTAAATCTCATAtaaccaattagttttatgatgaattaatcaactttcttcaatttatttcaaAACTaagttctcatttttcttttctctctcttttccttgtgcttttattttctcttttccatCTTACTTCTGTTTGTATGGACTGTGAACATTCTATATCTCGCTTTTGTTACCTCGTATGTGAACATAGACCAGTATTACTAGACTATACGCTATTACTGGGAAAGCGAAAGTTCAAATCATGGCCACTAGCTAGCTAATTGCAAAATCAGGAAATGAATTATCGTATGTGTGAACAAAAGAATTAGATATTTTTGCACAAACTTTATCTTGATTCCAACCAAAAAGTACATATTTTGATAACGACTCTACCTGAAATTCATACGTTTAACCCTTTCAAGACTGTATCTGGAATTTTATACCTTGTTTAACTTTTTAAGTACCGCTTCAGATGTTAACACGAATTTAATCAAGTTGGTTAGAGCGTTGTTTTTTATCTTTGGTGTCCAAGTTCAAATCTCCATCTTTCTACACGAATTTAATTAAGTTGGTTGGAGCATTGTTTGTTACCATTGGCGTCCAAGTTCAGATCTTCCTCTTTGTAGTTTAGATTGTAATAAtcttattgtttgttaaaagaGACAATACCAGTTCGGAAGAATtattgaaaataataataattaatgctTAAACTATTTTTGTTCGTGATGCATAAGTAGCCAAGTTCATAGTCATTAACATGGCGGCATGGTGAAGCAGCCGGGCAGGCAAAGCCATATGGGATGGGATCCACAAGCCATTGTTTCGCTTTTACTTTTTGGAGGAGAAGTCGACTGAGATGCTTTGGGTTTGGTCGACTGAGATGCTTTGGATTTAGTAAGTCATGCACTAGCATATACACACAAATAAGTAGCTCTCACTCATGAGTCATGACTCACTATATGCATATCTTCTTTAAGttatttaattggattaaatatcatttgttaaaatttttttttgacgagaatcgaacgtAAGACTTCTTACTTACAAGAATGAAGAGGTATACTactaaaccgtaatactaagtagcTTGGCCACTTACTATTCCAACGGTTTCTTCTAATACCAATTACaacattatatatttatattaagtaGTGAAAGATTTAAGATAAATCATACATTACGCTTTTTTAAGTACAAATCATACATTATGTTAGCTATAGTAATctgataaaaaaatatatttctttTGTGGAATTAAATAACGAGTTCATcatgtaaaaaaaatcaatccagGTCTCTTCTACTTATAATTGGAGTAAAATACCCCTAAATTGTGGCATTTAATCACTATATTCCATCAGTTTAATTGTGCTTTGTCAAGAAAAATTTAAGGGAGGGGAGGCTACCTTGTCTCAGGATCAGGATATACTGCAAGTCTCTTTGAGAacttaggtcatctccaactaaCCCGACTAAAGGGCTATAGAGCTAAAAATAGCTCGAAATGACacaaaaaccatctccaaccgagggctaggccaaagaGCTCGTGGGCCCCACTGAACCAAAACCACCAAATCAGGCCAAGGCTGGCCCAAAGGAGCCAGCCAGTCATTTCTCATAAATACCTAAgcctttaaatttaagttgttatagtctttaatatttaagttgtagtttttaaatttaagttgttgtagtctttaaattataataataaattatgtttggtctATGACCCTTGGCCTCCTCGGTTGGAAATGGTTTTTTGTCACGGGCTATGTTTGGCTTATGGTCCTTTGGCCatcttggttggagatggtagcTATAGGGCTAAAGAGAGTCATCTAACCCTCATTCGGTTGAAGATGACCTTATATAGGGAGTCTTagcccatttttaatttttacatatcgctcataaaaaataaaaataaaaattgtcaaTAGCCAGACTTTACCTAAATCTTGGTCTATCAAAGAGTCCAAGCCCCACCAAATTCTCGGAGAAGAGCAATTTCAGGGTTTCTTGAGACTAACAATATAGTagcataaacaaacaaacaaatgaggGAGGGGAAGGACGCATCTCAAAATTACCAAACAAATAAAGTGTTGTATTGAAATAAGGCTGCCTCGTTATTAATTAAGGTTGTTCGAACAATCTTTGGGTCTTCTAGCTAGACACGAATTACTAAACATCCCTTCTAATAAGCAATTTATTATACCAACCAATTGCAAGCTACTCCACAGAATCATGTATAAACTTTAATCTCCTAGCAGTTTAGAGCAGTGGTGGATCCAAGAAAAATTATTTGGAGGGTCACATGTTAAAGTTCACAAACATTTTTTAGACACATAATAATTTTAAACCATAGTTTCATTATTCATAACTTATAgaacaaataataatacaagTTGCAATAGTCAATGATAAGTTTTCATGAAAACATATCATTATAGCTTCATTATCAACGGAAGAAAAAACATTGCTTTTAATATAAACCATTATGCTATCACTCAATCATTGATCTCATATTCGGTTACGCAATGGACTCTTCACAATTTTCATAGCGGAAATGGCTCTCGCCACTGAAGTAGTAGCAACCGGTAAAACTAAAGCAATGTAATTAGCAAATAcacatgattattattatttttttggctgttggtgtttttattttattaaactaACTTGGCCTAAAATGACGTCGTCTTGGTTAGGTAATCACTCTTCTTTTAGGTATTTTATCAAACAGCCGGAGAGTTTGTATGAAGTCAACTCCAATCTTCAAAAAGGCAACACCCAAATTCTCCATGGACATTCACTGAAGTTCACCCGCACGGGGCCCGGAGGGGGGGGGAGTTCAGCTGACCCTCTAACCCCTTAGTCCATCCGCCACTGGTTTAGAGTAAGGTGACTGGAAAACCAATTAACATGCGTATGAGATCATCACATTTGGGTTGATCTTTACTTAAAAAAAAGTCATGATCAAAGTAAGCGCGGATTATGAAAATGTTAATGGCAAGTCCAAAAGATATGCATCATTGACAAGTGACAACTCGACCAATAGGTCATGCAATGCCTTATCCGAAGCTCTATCTCTTCTTTTAGGATAACTTCTCTCAACACTAAAAATTAAACTTCCTCTAATCCTTTGTCATTTTCCTCGATGATGTCAATCAATTATCCACCGATTAAAAGATGAACATGTCAATGCCCCAATGGGGTCGTACTTTAGCCAAGGATCGATCAAATCCTATCTCGCGCGCACCTTCCCTCTAACTTTATACATCCCCTTTATCCTATTTGTCTCCAAATTATAATCAATAGTAAAGGCTTTATACTTGGCTATTTACATATGCATGTATAAAttgttttggttgtaattttaatatgAATAGTTTTGCATGCGTCTGGTTTACAAAAATATCAGACGCATGCAAAACTATTCATATGAAAATTGACTTtgtacatgcaaaactattacTAAGAACCATTAAGTGTATCTATTGAGAGTATGAGGGCtggtttgggattgtggtacttTTTAAAAAAGCAATTTATTACAAAAATTTAGAACATCAAAtgtgtttgataaaaaaaaaagaaaaactaataaaaatggcttcaaatctttacattttaatCAAAAATCATCCACTAgctttatttaataataagaacaaaagaataaaaactataaaaaaaaaccataaaaaacCCAACTTGCGCTGGGCGCgtccacccccccccccctctttcCACACTCCACTATTTTCTTCCATTGCCAGCTACATTAAtagatttctttctttcttttttcttttttatgcttagaataagaaaaagacttcaaattgaattacattccccaattttatttttgtagtgTTGTTTCCCAATAGTAGTCATGATgacaagagatttttcaatatgctTGGAACATGGGGTGGTACACCACATATCTCTATACAAGTTGTGAGATTCTTGTGTTAcaaaattaataacataaaaaaataaaattttccatcacttgcataataacacgtggtgtaccacttgtgtcacaggcacaaagaaaaaaattctcCAAGATGACACCCAAGCTCAAGAAATTGGATGGAGAGCGacatttattattgtaggtATGTAAAAAATGTGaggaaattttaatttggtaattgaaaacaactttttaaatataattattgagAACATAATCTTCTCAACGTTTTGATCCAAATGGTCACTTCTGGGTTCATCGTTTTCAACGCAATTGGTGCTTTTACAAAACCAAAAAGGGTCTAAGTTTCAAATAGAACTGAACCAAGAATTAAACACAATTTACAAAACTTGACCAATAAGTATATAGTATTCATGAAACTAGACCActaagtagacactatttatgaaactgtacCAATAAGTAGATACTATTTATTAAACGGAAACAAGAATTAGGCATTATTTCCAAAACTACATCAATAGgtggaaactatttatgaaactggactatacactatttatgaaactggagtaagaactagacaatatttatgaaacGTGACCAAGAACTAGGCACCATTTATGAAAGTTGATCaataactagacactatttaagAAACCGGACCAAGAAagagacattatttatgaaatggACACAATAACTaagcattatttatgaaacatgaccaagAATTAGACCCTATCTATGAAAGTGGACAAAAAAACTAGGCagtatttatgaaattggaccaatAAATACTTTAATActatttagtttcataaatagtgttcagtttcataaacgGTGTCTATGATGGACGCACGGGTCTCGCACGTCAGgttttttcttatatatatatatatatatatattaaaattggatcatttttgtttgtaccatacttgaccaatcccgaaactaccgagcaccgaccaacgctatactgtcaaggacccagaagagttcccctccgaccaggaggccaatcactactcgacacgtgtcaagattagaagccaatcagagcgcagcacgtgtcaacatcaagaaccaatcataacatgacacatgtcaatgtgacaaagctacaagtttttctataaataggggtcatccccccacaatattggctaatgccatttgtgttaaatcattcacaagaactcactaaattgagagcttgatcctttgtacttgtgtaagcccttcactactaataagaactcctctactccgtggacgtagccaatctgggtgaaccacgtacatcctgtgtttgcttctctgtctctattcatttacgtacttatcctcactagtgaccgaagcaaccaagcgaaggtcacaaaacctgacactttctgttgtaccaaagtcttcgctgattttgtgcatcaacaattttcatttaaatttaagttcttttatcatttttattaaaatttaaggatttttcaataaaatttaattattttttattaaataaagttataacatggtttttggttaaaatataTTTAGCCCAAGCTATTTTCATgaaagttccaaaaaaaaatgttgtcaATGACAGTAGAAAAGTAAAAGAAGGGTCTACCAAGCttctaaaaaatatttttttaaagcatAGTGAACAGTAcccatttaatgaaattttcaaatggtAAGTATACCCCTCATATTTGGTTATTCTTCATATTGTCAAATGTATTTGGTTATTCTTTGCATGTACTTATAAAGTATTTGGTTATTCATCATATTGTCAATTGTATTTATGGTAGAGCCTCAATTTCCTTTAATATTGTTTTGTTGCCTAAACAACATTGCGCGCGGATGAGCTGTGTCTAAGCATCAATGCGCACACTTTAAAAACGATGTGTATTGATGAGATTTCTAGTGGTGCAACTAGTCTTATAATAATTATGGGTGTTGTTATCTACACACTCTTTTTTAACTTCCATATAcctctctcatttttttattGTCGGATTGAATAAACTAAAGATGATctataacaaaaaatttcaaggagtctgtaaaaaataaaaataaaagcaagTGAATAAACTCCACCCATAATTATTTGCACAACATTTCAAATGGTGAGCATATCCACCTTTATCTCCTTATCCTGTACGAGAGAGAATCATGCACTTTGCTTGGATTATTCACATACATCAAACATAAGCCACTTGCATATTAATATAGTATAAGTAGGTCCCAACTCCCATTTACAAAGTGGAGGACATAACGAACCCTAGAAACGCAATTCCTTGCAATTCCATTTTTGCATTTCATACAGTCATTCTGGTGTGGATTTAGCAATACCCTTGTGAAGAATAAATAATAAGCATTTTCCTGTTCTTTTGTGATGCTGTTTTCACCTTTTCCTTATTCCGTTAGTTACACAATTTTTATTTGCCTTTTGTGGTATACATTTGGGATCGGATATTCATATAAACACAACTAAAATATCCTGCCCTTGCAAATCTCTTTTTACCCTTGGCAAGGACCCACCTAGGACACTTGTAAATGGGATGCTGAAGCCTTCTTGTTGTCTAACCCTAACAAGTAACCATCCAACTTGGAGTTTTAAGATACCTAGTCGGGCAGGTGGCCCTCTACTACAATGGTGAAGAGGGATGAGGTCCTTGCATGATAGCTTAAGTTCGAACCACGTCAGTTGCTAATATCActcaactcaaaaaaaaaaaaaaaagatacctAGTTGGTTGTCGTTTGTATCAATTTTCTAAAGTGTGTGAGTCACTTTTGTCATCTTCAAACTTGACCCATCTTCAATGGGACAATATTGAGAGTATCAATCCATTTTTTTCGATGTAGGATCGATATTCTTAATAGACACTAATATTGGGGAAGGACCGTGACTGATGAAATGATCAGTAGAGCAGATATGTTGTGGAAACTTTGTTGTGTATGATATATGTACCTAACAATTTGTTAAGTGAGCTCTCAATACATG is a window from the Malus domestica chromosome 16, GDT2T_hap1 genome containing:
- the LOC103403065 gene encoding RAF-like serine/threonine-protein kinase PRAF, which produces MAEPSPDLTKVINIKLLCSHGGKILPRYPDGKLRYLGGETRVLAVPRSISFSELSSKLTELCGPSVTAVSLRCQLPTEDLDALVSIKSDEDLVNLIEEYDRAASSANLKIRAFLSLIPTGRTPKSISSPSSSSASAASTTSSSGTSSSSNNYFGAASGSTPRFPLPSSTLVDRCLRQMPLQPSPSTVPFQRPPSKVPHCANIYHARHGHRNNNPTGTTGSRLYLVHNGNHWQ